From Arachis hypogaea cultivar Tifrunner chromosome 3, arahy.Tifrunner.gnm2.J5K5, whole genome shotgun sequence:
AaggatccattatcttcaaaacgagttcaaactttgatttcagaaaataacaaatcaaaagagaaaacgaagctcgagttgcagagagagaaaaagataacgtaaacgaagaacataccagtgagaaaaggagaggaaaagatcgatggagaagaatgagggaagacgcgcgagaagaagaacaaccaaatctcaaaataacgaaaacgaagaaggaaacaaatattttaaatttggaagttagatatacgcgggatattatatagcgcgtgtaatcaacgtacGTGGAGGAGCgcgtattttaaatttattgtttaataaacttgtaaagcatacaagccctaatggcttgtatgcagagcttttccgtaTTATGTaaaagagaagataaaaaaaagatatcaaataaatattgatttatataGAAAATATAAGAAGGAGTAAGTATAAAAAAGAggatgaattatattttattattcaatttatatctattaaagaaaaataacattaatattaAAATCATGCGGtatcttatataaaaataattaataagagactataaaaaatatagagtaatctatataaaaataaaaaataggagaatataaaattatagagtaatctaaaaaaaataaatgtcatgaaaatgagaaggaaaatgaaaaaaaaaatcctaaactataataataaggcacatgagAAGTagaaataaaatagttaaaagtaGTTCAATTAGAAACAAAAGGATTTAAAAGTAATTtaagtcaaatttttttttatcatggtTAGTTGAGTTATTGTCATtttcttcttcactttcttcctaaTAAATACAATTACATAGTCACTTACtatatatatttaacaaatgtggtagaaaaaaaaagagatatgaGATTATGTGAgaaaggataaaaaaaattatataaagtgaatgttgatttatatggtgatataacaaaaaataaatataaaatgtgaaagtaaattaaaatttaattcaatttatacctattaaaaagaatttattaacattgaaagaatataatagcttatataaaattaaagaataaaaaaaatatgaaaagtaatatttaaaaaatcctaTTAATATTAAAAGCAtagaataatttatataaaattaaaacacaaataaaattgatatattaCGTATCAAATATAATTCAAATATGTAAATATAGtccaataataaaatttatctttGCCAACGAGAAGACGCGAGTTTGATTCCCACTATTTGCCCTTTTGCATTACTCAAAAGAAAATTCTGACTCTTTCTTaaacctaataaaaaataatttgttgcatGGCGGTTTTAGAAAACCGTACCTCGATGTCCAAAAAGAACTATATTAGATGCATGGACTCAAAAGAAAATTCTGACTCTTAaacctaataaaaaattatttgttgcaTGGGGTTCTAGAAAATTGCACCTCGAGATCcaaaaaaaactatattaaatGTATGGACCGCACTTCgatatccaaaaaaaataaactatattaGATGCGTTGCAGCtcgagataaaaaaatatttggttaGCGCAATCACTATCACTATCACTATATTAGATGCATAacagttttaaaaatctctttgtAAAAGGAAATGTTTTTGGACAACGCAatcattatcattatattagatGCGTGACAGTTCTAAAGAAACACACCAAGGAAAGGTTTTTCTACGGTGCAATTACTATCACTATATTAGAtgcatgacagtgccaaagaaatTAAACGCACCTcgagataagaaaaataaaaaaactcttTGTAAAAGGAATGGTTTTTGGACAGCATTAAAAATTTATTCATTACCGCAATCACTATCACTATATTAGATGCATCATAGTTTCAAAGAAACGCACTTCGAgactaaaataattcaaaaaattctTTGAAATAGGAAAGATTTTTGTCCAGCATTGAAAGCTTATTCATCAACGCAATCAATTTctacgaaaaatttaaaaaaaatttttgtataaaaaaatacaaacattGAAATACTCTGAATTAGTTGGATTCTATTCTCTAATAAAATATAGaatttgtatataatattaactaaaatagtttcaaatagttatattttttaataaaatcaaagaaagagaattttagaattatttttatttaattttaatataatttttaaataaaaataattctattaaataaaaagttttacttataactcatataaatatctattttagaatctatttattttataaaaaaatattttgaatagaatACTAAATTAgtgatccaaaaataataaatttttaaatttcaaatcctgTCATTCCTATCTCTGACTAATACGTGTCATAGGAAAAATAATAAGGGATCAATTGAAACCAATTCAAatcggatatatatatatatatatatatatatatatatatatatatatatatatatatagtattttaagaatttattacTTCATACATATGTTTATCAAACTAAAAAAAGAATTGTGGCTatcaactaaattttttaaatatttgtacaaaatattagtaaaaatagaagaaaaaaataagtaACATAATATTATGTGaaagagaagataaagaagatatgtaaaataaatgttgatttatataaaaaatataagaaggAGTAAGTATGAAAGAAGAggatgaattattttttattattcaatttatacctattaaagagaaataatattaACACTAAAATCATATCGtatcttatataaaaataaatagtaagaGACTATAAAAAACAAAgtaacctaaaaaaaataaatgacataagagtgaaaagaaaaatgaagaatccTAAATTGTAACACTATATAATAACCATAAGAAAGAATAAGTATAAAAGAGGATGAATTATATTTATAGCTaataaagagaaataatattaACATTGAAGACATATAGTATCCTATATaaaagtagagaagaagagaatatgaaatTATAGAGTAatctaaagaaaaataaatgtcatgagagtgagaaagaaaatgaaaaaaaaaatcctaagctataataataaggcacatgagAAGTagaaataaaatagttaaaattaattcaattaaaataaaaaagattaaaaagtaATTTAAGTTAAATCTTCTTTTTTATGGTTAGTTGAGTCAttatcattttctttttcattttcttcctaATAAATACAATTACATAGTCACTTACTACATATATTTAGCAAAAGTggtaggaaaaaaaaaagagatataaaattatgtgagaagagataaaaaaattatataaagtgaatgttgatttatatagtgatataacaaaaagtaaatataaaatgttagaataaattagaatttaactcaatttatacctattaaaaagaatttattaaCATTGAAaggatataaaaatttatataaaattaaaaaataagaaaatatgaaaaataatatttaaaaaatcctaTTAACATTAAAAGTATAGAGTAAgctatataaaattaaaacacaaaaaaattaatatattatatatcaaatacaatttaaaaatgtGAATTAGTCCAATGATAAAAAATTTCTATCAAGGAgatccaaaaataaataaattacattaAATGCATGACAGCTCTAAAGAAACGCACTTTGAGatacaaaaaaatctaaaaaattattgaaaaaaggaaagatttttAGATAAGCATTCAAAGCTTAACCATCAACGCAATTACTGTCATTATATTAGATGCATGGTAATTCTAAAAAAGCGCATCTCgagataaaaaaatttcaaagaaacagattttttaaaattatttttatttaattttaataaaaataattttattaaataaaaatttttaattataatcaaAGAAACGTACGAAACgcatataaaaaattcaaaaatttatttgtaaaaGGAAAGGTTCTTGGACAGCGTAAGCATTATCACTGTATTAGATGCATGGCAATTCCAAAGAAACGTCTATCGAaatataaaaatccaaaaaatttaaaaaattctatgTAAAAAGAAAGGTTTTTGGACAACGCAATCTGATCACTATATTAGATGCATGACAATTCTAAAGAAACGCATctcgaaataaaaaaaatccaaaaaaactctttgtaaaaaagaaaagatttttggaTAGCATTAAAAGTTTATTTATCAGCGCAATCACTATCACTGTATTAGATGCATGGTAATTCTAAACAACGCATCTCaagatctaaaaaaaataaactatattaGATGCATGGCCGTTCCAAAGAAACGCACGAAATgcatataaaaaattcaaaaaactctttgtaaaaagaaagatttttggaCAGTGTAATCACTATTACTATATTAGATGTATGGcatctcaaaataaaaaaaattcaaaaaatccaaaaagcaCTTTGTAAAAGGAAAGGTTGTTGGACACGACAATCACTATCACTAGATTAGATGCATAGCAATTACAAAGAAAACGCATctcgaaataaaaaaaaaatccaaaaaattctttGTAGAAGGAAAGGTTTTTGGACAACGCAATCACTATCACTATATTAGATGCATGGCAGTTTCAAAGAAACGCATCTcgaaataaaaaaatccaaaaaatctaAAAAGCTCTTTGTAAAAGGAAAGGTTTTTTGGACAGCACAATCACTATCACTATATTAAATGCATGGCAGTTTTAAAGAAACGTATAtcgaaataaaaaaatctaaaaaatccaaaaagctCTTTGTAAAAGGAAAGATTTTTGGATAGTACAATCACTATCACTATATTAGATGCATATAGCAGTTACAAAGAAAACGcatctcaaaataaaaaaaaaccaaaaaactcTTTGTAAAAGTAAAGGTTTTTGGACAACGCAATTACTATCACTATATTAGATGCATGCCAGTTTCAAAGAAACGCATCTcgaaataaaaaaatccaaaaaattcaaAAAGCTCTTTGTAAAAGGAAAGATTTTTGGACAGTACAGTTACTATCACTATATTAGATACATGGCAGTTCCAAAGAAACGCATCTCGaaacaaaaaaatccaaaaaatccaaaaagcTCTTTGTAAAATGAAAGGTTTTTGGACAGCACAATCACTATCTCTATATTAGATGCATGGCAGTTCTAAAGAAAACGCatcttgaaataaaaaaattcaaaaaattctttaCAAAAGGAAAGGTTTTTGGACAGTATTGAAAGCTTATTCATATGCACAATCACTATCATTGTATTAGATACGTGGCAGTTCCAAATAAATGCACTTTAAGATTAAAAAATtcccaaaaattttttcaaatagaAAAGATTTTTCAGTGCAATCAATTTCTACgagaaatttaaaaagttttttttatataaaaaatacaaacgtTGAAATACTTTGAATTAGTTGGATTCTATTCTCTAATAGAATATAGaatttgtatataatattaattaaaatagttttaaatagttatattttttaataaaatcaaagaaataaaattttagaatcatttttatttaattttaatagaatctttaaataaaaataattctattaaataaaattttttatttataactcataaatatttattttagaatcTACTTATTTTATAAGAAAAAGTATTTTGAATGGAATATTAAATTGgtgatccaaaaataataaatttttgaatttcaaattatgTTATCCTTATCTCTTAGTAATACGTATTTTAGGAGAAGTAATAAGAGATCAATTAAGACCAATTCAAATCGGAGATATATATGTATAGTATATGGTATATGCAGGCAAGATGTATTGGGATcacttaaaatttaataatattttattaatataatattattatgttattaaaaaaataaataataagctcTTTTTCTTTGACTTTAACCAACACACAATTTCACAGGCAATACACTGAAAACGGTATTAATTTCTATTATTAATTAGATTATcctatgaaaataaaaacaacaaaattatatgaaaatttatTTACAATATTTATCCtaaattattgatgattttatacaaaaattggGATAAAAGCAACCTAGAGCTATTTATCTCCCTGTTAATTATAACTATTTAACTATAAAACTCTATAAGCTATTTAATCTTTACAAAAGAAAGAATCTTAAAGCATGATCATGTTTCAAGGTTCTTTCCTCTGTGAAGATTAAACTACAAAAAATCTTTGATCCAAATAATTTTAATGCCACATCCAAAAAACTTCATAGAAACGTTGACTGTGTGCTAAAAGACAATGCTAATGAAATATGTTGATAGAAGAATTCAGTTGTCACATAGAATTCGTCTGTCAACAATATTTTACTAATATTGCTTTTTAGCCACACAAGCCAGATGAAGACATTTCCATGAAGTATTTTCAATGTGTCATTGGAGTTATTTGGATCAAAGATTTTTTGTGGTTCATTGTATTCCTCAACTGTTACTGCCACGGCTACTCAAACCACTAGGCATGTCTCgctaacaagaaatttcacaGCACGGGTGCCAAGATCATCCAATATTTCTATGCATTCTTGCAAATCTGAGTCAGTTACGATCATCACCCATTCCTCGTCATCGTCGAGATACTTCAGCTGGAAAGATCCGATTTGTAATTTGAATCTTGTTGCAACTTCTTCATAGAGCTGGAGACAACCAGCTGCAGGGTCAAACTTGAAACGGATCATATCTTCTTTGTAGACAGCTTTGACATTAATTTTTGATCCACTATCAACACAAGGTGATTTGGCTTTCAAATGTTTCCGCTTCTCAAATTTCCGAGAGCCACGCAAAATTGAGCCAGAGCCATTCGACGAGTCTGACATGCTTGAAGTAGTGGGATTGTGATGCTCGCCGAGCTTGTCAGCCATCTCATCGGCAACCAGGGTGTTTGGACTGTGATATGCTATATCACACCAAGAACTTTCCAAAATAGAAACCGGAAAGGGTTCCTGCCGTAATCCACCATCATCCATGGCTATTGGTTTTGAATCTACACCAACAGAAAAAAGCTTTGTTTTTCTTCAACTCACCCTTGGAATTAGATATAAGCATGTCTGAATGCAGAAGCTAAATTCTCACCTTTGCTACCAGAACATTTCTTCCCGAAGAGAGAACTTTTATGTGCATTAATTTCTTGGTTGCTTGATCCTCCTGGCATAAATCCCCCCTTGTAAGGATCAAACTCCAGTCCTCCTTCCACACCCTTGACTGAGTCAAGCACGGTTTGTATTTTCTTTAACGAACGATTAACTTTATTGATCTTGCGCGATGGCCATCTTGAAATTCCGTGTTGCCTGCATATCCTTTTCAGGGTTGTTGGGCAAACTGTTCAAGGAGAATCACTTGTCAATAATAATCATCTTGGtgttttttcacaaatatttaTCATCTATATATTTTTAGAACCAGAATCTATCATCTAACCCAAAATATATGATGATTGAATAAGTTAAAAGAAATCTGCAGGGACAAAGCTGTAGTAGTCTTACCACCAAGGCTTTTAGCCGCATCTTTAAGACTACCGGAGAAATATTGCTGGAGAACACTCAAGCTAAAATTCTTCTCCACTGaacttttctttttctcagtCTGCTTTCTTGATCCATCCATTGCCTACAAAGTTGaatcataaattataataaatgattTCTCAAATGAAGCAACTGTTAAGATATACCTGGTTATGAGCAGCTTCAGTTTCATTGTTCGTCATGGACATAGGCTGGACCAAATCATGGTCTCCATCCGGCGCCATATGAGAGCCTTCTTCCTTTGAAAACTGCACTTGCGAACCTTCTACCCCGTGTAATTCAGCATCCGAAACTATCCTCAAACTCTGACACATTCTCTGCACAGTATCTGATAGATTGTCTAATAAAAGTTGCTGTTCTTCACTTCCATTCATATTGACAGGTAGAAAGAATTCTATTATGTAATCATCATCATTGGTATGAATACTCCTTAGCCTGACTGCAACGGCAGCATTCAACTTATATTTTCGCGCATGGTGAACAAGGGGATATTCACTAATATTATAGGCCTTCACATCGGAATAGAAGGATGAACGATTTGATTGAAGAGCTTTCCCAGCTACACCTTGCCCTTCCTCGAGATAATGTTCAACACATGCATGAACAAATCCTCCTACCACAATATCATTTATATAGCAAGCTGATTCTTCAATGCATAGTACAGTTTTTTCACCAGGAATTTTACGCCCATCTTTAATCCGTATCCTTGAAGCTTCATCTCCTACTCCCTCACTGTAATAACAGGGGATCCATGTCAATGCCAGTGGCAAACGATGCGCATTACACACAGCTCGTAACACATCAATTATCTCTGTTAAAGCTGCTCTTTTGTTATTTGATAGACACTGCAGAGAAAATAATCAAGAAGTTTTTAAATCCAGATGAAAACACATCATTCAGAAAGTTCAACTTTGTTTTCGCCCCTTCTATTTACAGTACCTGGGACATAAGTCGTGGAGGCGTAGTAGTCCTTAAATTAACAAGCTGCAAAAACAAATCAAAAGATTTCCCACTATAAATAGATGTGCATGTATGAGTATAGCATTCAAAAGATTACTGCATATGATTTCTATAGTTTCACTTATGGCAAAGTAGAACTAATTTCATATGCAGAGAATTTTTTTTACTTGCCTAACTGCTCCTCAACTATGGTTACAACATCATATTGAATGCATAAGATACTTTTTTAGCCAGGGCAGAAATTTCTACATGACAACCTTGTAGTAAAACATCCAAGTCTATAATGACAATGTGAAAAGAATATGAAAAAACATCAAACAAAAAACACATTTAACATGTTTCCCAAACATTATATAATATTAAGCGAAACAAGCAAATGGGAGTAAAAGAGAAACCAACCTGGAGTGCACTGCTAACAATTTCTAGTTCTTTGTCAAAATCAGTCTTTTCCTTTGTAGTGACAAGTTCTAGTACAGCACAACAAGGTGGTTCAGCAAGCGTATCAATTATGGGAACCGCAATTGATCCACGAACCTCGTGATTAATTGCATGCTCCACCCTCAGGTACTCACTTTTATTGTAGTACCCAACATTGGAGGTCCATTCAGGAATTTGGGAGATAAACACACGTCCGGGAAGCCCTGGAAAAGACCCTGGTTTATCTTCAGCAGAAAAGGTAAATTGCCTCGACACGTCTCGGTATCCAGCTAGCATGTGATCTAGCAAATAGGGTTGCTCACTTGTGCTTAAGATGAAGTCATTACCATGCTTCATTGGTGCCCAAACTTGTGTCAATATTCCATCACCAACTGATTCCTTAAACAAGTCCATAGCCCTCAGCATTCTCTCATCAAGCGACCAAGCAAATGGTCTAGGCACCAAGCAATTTCCCATGTCAGCAGCACTCAATTCTTGAAGTGATCCATTTATGTTATTCATATCATTTGCATCTTCTGACAACCCAAGTTGGGTCTCCAATTGCTGTAACACAGCCTTCTCATCGAAACCCAAGGAGGTTTCAGTAGCATTATAATTTCCACAATCTTTTGTCATAAAGTATGGATCATTGTCCTGTTCCACTAAATTGAATGCATCAGGTGGAGAATACTGCATAGAGGCAAGTGATGAAATTCCATTATCTAAATTACGATCAGTCACAGATGGAATATTACCCCAACCAGCAAGGTTATCGAAGTTCATGAGATCAGGGAGGTTGTCAAGCATCTCCTCTGATACAAGATTTTTTATTCCGTTGTCTATCATGCTTGGTCCATCGAATTGAGCGCCAGGAGGTGTCCAATACCCAATTCCCTCTCCCTCAGAGAAAAACTGATCTTCCATGATTAAATCAAAATTCAGCCTGTGTTAGAGTTCTTTTGTTGGCAAGTTTCCACTTGAAATTCCTTCCCAGATTACCAGCGTCCGACAAGCCTGAAAAGTTAACACTTCTGCCAAGTCATCAGTAAAGAGTAGGAAATTAAATCAAAACTTAAACTACAAATATTCTCTGGACAGATAGAAAAAATGGTAAACTGCTATTTTGGTtgggttaaattttaatttagtttctaacCTTTCAAACTTCTATTTTGAAAATGGTAAAAATGGTAAAAATGAGAAAAACCTGAATATTTGGCCGCAAGTTCCAAATGACCATGACAAATGTACCAAAACTAGTACAGAACATAACGAACCAAATGCAGGCAGTTGCTGAATTGCACTTGATGTGAGGTATCAAGTAAAGTCCCACATTTAAACTCAGAAAAGTTTCAAACTTTACAATCAAAATCTAGAATTCACCAACCACACAAAGAGGgccaaaagaaaaatttaaaacatacGAAAAAATAACTACTTAAGAATTCTCAAAACACACCAGAAAATTGTGAATAAACAATAATCTACCTCTCTGTCTATCTATTTTAGTATGTTGTAAAGAGACATAAAGGGAATGAGACTGAGAATTGAAAAAACTGTGTAAAAAAGATTGAATAAACAACAATCTACCTCTCTGTCTATCTATTTTAGTATGTTGTAAGGAGACATAAAGGGAATGAGACTGAGGAAAACTGTGTAAGAAAGATTGCTTCTATATAAAGGAAGAGAAACCAAAAGAGAGACAAAAAGCTGGTGTAAGCCGAGTTAAGCTAAGATAAGCCTACGACGTAAGAgttattaaaaatagaaagtcTTTGTCATCATGAACTCTTGACAGCCTCAAACTTCAGTCTCTGGCTTCAGCTAGAACTCTTCGAAGTTGtagttccctttttcttcttctttttttaaggataatttacattattaaattatttgatgATCTAATATACAAGTTCCAACCATTGAATTTTCGTTGCATGCGAGTGCAATTATTTTATAGCGATTTCCAAAATTTCATGTCCATACCCCATTGCCGAATATATCCGAACGAACACATATACAGCATAAACAGCTATAATTTTTAGCGGTTTAGTTATAATCTGTGATAAATTGTAGAGGTTTATGATAAGTGTTAAGCCAATGAAGATGGTAATGAGACTGGCATTGGGAGGTGGCGTCAAAGTTAAAACCATGGTTAATACgataaaattggattaaaaaaattgattaattatttattaattaaaaaaataactaattaatattaaagataaaaaatttatttttatcccatacTTTAAGATAATATAAgtgtataatattataattaaaaataaattcattttaattaaaataaccaattataattcAAGAGTCAAATTAAATAGAATTGCCCTGAATTATTTGGCCTTTATATAAAAGTTTATGTTTATAACATGAACTCTATGTTAACATAAAATTTCATGTTATAAACATAAAGTTCATCATAttaacatgaatttatattataaacACAAAGTTCATGTTATAAACATAAAGTTAGTTTAACATAAAGTTCATAATCTATTATAAACTgaggaaagaaaataaaggaaaaatgagttcttaatttttttttttttggaagataCCTATGTTCTAACAAaacttaattatttataaatctcTAATTATTAAAAATGTGAGATTCATAAGTTTTTCTATTAAGGTATATAAGTTGTCTTAAGTTTTCAATAGTtaaaaatttatgaataaaaacaGTTAAACacctattatttatttttatatttaattatataatatcaatatacataatttatttaaagagtgattaaattaaataataataaaaatatgatagtaaaataacataataaaattaagctcatgatatttgtatggtTACTTAGACATGCTAtagcaattaacagaaaaaaataaaaatcaaaatgatTCTTAAGACTCTTTTTGAACTGTGtcaaaaaaaaatagagacaaaaaatatttagaataagaagtacagataaatacatataaaaaaaagtctaaaaaaataaatctttttcttttgtcactCCAAAAGGTAGGACACAAAACTTAATCAAGAGAAAGAAatttttgttaacttttttttaaattttgttctcataaaaatgacaaattttcaaatttttagtggTAGAAAGAGATCATCAAgtt
This genomic window contains:
- the LOC112788953 gene encoding protein NLP8 isoform X2, producing the protein MEDQFFSEGEGIGYWTPPGAQFDGPSMIDNGIKNLVSEEMLDNLPDLMNFDNLAGWVEQDNDPYFMTKDCGNYNATETSLGFDEKAVLQQLETQLGLSEDANDMNNINGSLQELSAADMGNCLVPRPFAWSLDERMLRAMDLFKESVGDGILTQVWAPMKHGNDFILSTSEQPYLLDHMLAGYRDVSRQFTFSAEDKPGSFPGLPGRVFISQIPEWTSNVGYYNKSEYLRVEHAINHEVRGSIAVPIIDTLAEPPCCAVLELVTTKEKTDFDKELEIVSSALQLVNLRTTTPPRLMSQCLSNNKRAALTEIIDVLRAVCNAHRLPLALTWIPCYYSEGVGDEASRIRIKDGRKIPGEKTVLCIEESACYINDIVVGGFVHACVEHYLEEGQGVAGKALQSNRSSFYSDVKAYNISEYPLVHHARKYKLNAAVAVRLRSIHTNDDDYIIEFFLPVNMNGSEEQQLLLDNLSDTVQRMCQSLRIVSDAELHGVEGSQVQFSKEEGSHMAPDGDHDLVQPMSMTNNETEAAHNQAMDGSRKQTEKKKSSVEKNFSLSVLQQYFSGSLKDAAKSLGVCPTTLKRICRQHGISRWPSRKINKVNRSLKKIQTVLDSVKGVEGGLEFDPYKGGFMPGGSSNQEINAHKSSLFGKKCSGSKDSKPIAMDDGGLRQEPFPVSILESSWCDIAYHSPNTLVADEMADKLGEHHNPTTSSMSDSSNGSGSILRGSRKFEKRKHLKAKSPCVDSGSKINVKAVYKEDMIRFKFDPAAGCLQLYEEVATRFKLQIGSFQLKYLDDDEEWVMIVTDSDLQECIEILDDLGTRAVKFLVSETCLVV
- the LOC112788953 gene encoding protein NLP8 isoform X1, translating into MEDQFFSEGEGIGYWTPPGAQFDGPSMIDNGIKNLVSEEMLDNLPDLMNFDNLAGWGNIPSVTDRNLDNGISSLASMQYSPPDAFNLVEQDNDPYFMTKDCGNYNATETSLGFDEKAVLQQLETQLGLSEDANDMNNINGSLQELSAADMGNCLVPRPFAWSLDERMLRAMDLFKESVGDGILTQVWAPMKHGNDFILSTSEQPYLLDHMLAGYRDVSRQFTFSAEDKPGSFPGLPGRVFISQIPEWTSNVGYYNKSEYLRVEHAINHEVRGSIAVPIIDTLAEPPCCAVLELVTTKEKTDFDKELEIVSSALQLVNLRTTTPPRLMSQCLSNNKRAALTEIIDVLRAVCNAHRLPLALTWIPCYYSEGVGDEASRIRIKDGRKIPGEKTVLCIEESACYINDIVVGGFVHACVEHYLEEGQGVAGKALQSNRSSFYSDVKAYNISEYPLVHHARKYKLNAAVAVRLRSIHTNDDDYIIEFFLPVNMNGSEEQQLLLDNLSDTVQRMCQSLRIVSDAELHGVEGSQVQFSKEEGSHMAPDGDHDLVQPMSMTNNETEAAHNQAMDGSRKQTEKKKSSVEKNFSLSVLQQYFSGSLKDAAKSLGVCPTTLKRICRQHGISRWPSRKINKVNRSLKKIQTVLDSVKGVEGGLEFDPYKGGFMPGGSSNQEINAHKSSLFGKKCSGSKDSKPIAMDDGGLRQEPFPVSILESSWCDIAYHSPNTLVADEMADKLGEHHNPTTSSMSDSSNGSGSILRGSRKFEKRKHLKAKSPCVDSGSKINVKAVYKEDMIRFKFDPAAGCLQLYEEVATRFKLQIGSFQLKYLDDDEEWVMIVTDSDLQECIEILDDLGTRAVKFLVSETCLVV
- the LOC112788953 gene encoding protein NLP9 isoform X3, with amino-acid sequence MTKDCGNYNATETSLGFDEKAVLQQLETQLGLSEDANDMNNINGSLQELSAADMGNCLVPRPFAWSLDERMLRAMDLFKESVGDGILTQVWAPMKHGNDFILSTSEQPYLLDHMLAGYRDVSRQFTFSAEDKPGSFPGLPGRVFISQIPEWTSNVGYYNKSEYLRVEHAINHEVRGSIAVPIIDTLAEPPCCAVLELVTTKEKTDFDKELEIVSSALQLVNLRTTTPPRLMSQCLSNNKRAALTEIIDVLRAVCNAHRLPLALTWIPCYYSEGVGDEASRIRIKDGRKIPGEKTVLCIEESACYINDIVVGGFVHACVEHYLEEGQGVAGKALQSNRSSFYSDVKAYNISEYPLVHHARKYKLNAAVAVRLRSIHTNDDDYIIEFFLPVNMNGSEEQQLLLDNLSDTVQRMCQSLRIVSDAELHGVEGSQVQFSKEEGSHMAPDGDHDLVQPMSMTNNETEAAHNQAMDGSRKQTEKKKSSVEKNFSLSVLQQYFSGSLKDAAKSLGVCPTTLKRICRQHGISRWPSRKINKVNRSLKKIQTVLDSVKGVEGGLEFDPYKGGFMPGGSSNQEINAHKSSLFGKKCSGSKDSKPIAMDDGGLRQEPFPVSILESSWCDIAYHSPNTLVADEMADKLGEHHNPTTSSMSDSSNGSGSILRGSRKFEKRKHLKAKSPCVDSGSKINVKAVYKEDMIRFKFDPAAGCLQLYEEVATRFKLQIGSFQLKYLDDDEEWVMIVTDSDLQECIEILDDLGTRAVKFLVSETCLVV